The sequence CCTGCATTATTCATAAAAATTTTAACAAATCAGTAATTTTGTGATTATCTTGATATTACAGATTTTGCTCCTTAAAACTGATTTATTAAAATTTTTATGAATAATGCAGGTTATATATATTATTATTTTATGAAATTTTATTTTCAGTAATTTTGAAGAGTAAATATTAAATTATACGAAATAAATGTTTCATTGTTGCATTGCTTCATTGCCTGCCTGCCGGTAGGTTAAATTGCTGAAAAACAACAATTTTAAGTTATGAATTGATTGTGCCGGCATATTCTGTACTTGATAATAAATCGTCAAGTTCAGAGGCGTTTTTTATTTTTATCTTAATTATCCATCCGCCACCATATGGATCAGAATTTATCAATTCGGGTGTGTCTTCAAGTTTTTGATTAAATTCAAGAACTTCTCCGGAAATCGGCATAAACATATCTGAAACTGTTTTTACTGCTTCAATTGTTCCGAATGTTTCTTCTTTATCAAGTTCTTCTCCGACTGTTTCAACTTCTATAAAAACAATATCACCAAGTTCGCCTTGAGCAAAATCGGTAATCCCGATAATTGCTTCACCACCTTCAACTTTTATCCATTCATGGTCTTTTGTATATTTCAAATTTTCAGGAATATTCATAATGCGTTTATTTATAAATGTTTATAATATGTTATTTGTTTATTTTGAAAATTCTAAATTATAAATTTATTAGAATAAAAACAAATATGAAATTATAAAAATGTGAAAATTTACAGAATAATTGTGTATCATTCCGTTATAATAAAGTACAGAATCTATATATTTGATAAATTAAATCTCAAACTGAAACCGATATGTGTGTTTGTTGTTTTATAAGCCGTAGAAACTCTGGGCTTATTCATAATTCTGTCATAAAATATTCTGAATGTTACTTTGTCGAGATTATAATCAGCATTTACTTTTATAGAAATATTATTATTACCGGCTGAAAGTTGATTATCTTCTTCATTAATTCTTCTTATAACAGTCATCATATCACGATATGTAAAATCTACTCTGATATTCAGGTCGCTTTTAAACAGTTTTTGATTTCCTTGTATCGTCATAGGAATATTAAGATCGGGAATTTTATATCCGAATCCGACAACGTATTCTTTACTGGAAGTTTCCAATATTTGGTTATTGGCAAAACTTAATATTAATGCTCGTGCTTGTTTATATTCAAGTTTTGTGGACATATCATTATTCCAGCGAACATCAATTCCTATTAAAGGAATAAATTTTTCATCAATGGCAACACCTTCCATTTGGTGTTCGGGAACAAAAAATATACTGTCTGTTGCATCACTGAATGCTGAAGTACCAATTCTATACTCATCAAATTCCGGGTCAATATTAAAAGATGAAACCCTGTATGTTGATCTGTATCCGTGATTTATTATAACTTTTTTAAAGACTTTTCGTATTACATCAAAATAAGTTAATCCGTCATATTTTATTCGCCAATTAGGCATAGGGATTGTCGGGAAAGGATTTCTGCCGAATTTTCCGACATCTTGCCCGGTATAAGCAGCAAGAAATGATTCTGTCAGAACATCTTTTGAGGTTGATTTGTAGCCGTAGGGGTAATCATTTACCGGATCATCTACGGAATCAGGATTATTAAGTAAATCTTGAATATAATTATGGTCATAAATTGATCTTTCATTAGCTAATGCTGCAGCCACCTTATATCTGTTGTTTAAAAATTGAGTGTAAACATCTGTTTGATAAGTAGAATCTGTAAATTTACCAAAAGCAGTATTAATTGTCAATATTGACATTGAGAAATCTCCTGTTCTGTATGTACTTCTCGGTTCATCTATATCACCTGTCCATAATTGACTTTCGTTGTAGCTTTCTCTTCTGTTGGCTGTAACATCAATTCTTAATCCGGTAAAGGGTTTAAGTGTTGCTTTAAAATCGTAGGTTTGGTCTCCTGTATAAATTACGGGAGTAGTCATCAAAGTATCATCTGTCAACCATCCGTGTTGTTGAGCATTATATGCAAAAAGACTGTCTTGTATTCCTAACAAAAATTGCCATCCCGGAGCTTTCCAACTTTCATCACAGCCGAAATATTTTGTATTACGCATATATCCGGGAAGAACAGTACCGTTATTTTCGGAATATGTTAAAGAAACATTTCTTACTGACATTAATGTATAAAGAGTATAATCAGTGATTAATTTCAGAGCATTTTCTTTTATTTCTCGTTTTCCGGTAACTTCAATTTTTGCATCTTCTACATCATTTTCAGATATGAACTTAACTTTATTTTCGCTGACAATCTCTGTTTTTCCTTCTATCTCCTTACCGTCGGCACCGGTAACTTTCAGTTTTACATCTTCAACTCTTAAATTATGTGTAATGCTTCGGGCTTTATCTTTTTTCAGTTTTACATTTTCTTTTGTAAATGATACATCTTTAAAGTTTTTCTTTTTCTTTTTCTTTTTGCCTTTAAATTGGTTGTCAATGCTTTTTAAATATTTAACTTTGGTATATAAACGTTCTATATTTAATTGAGTAGAAATTTGAAATGCTTGACTGTTTCGTATGGTATTTCCGAGATCAATAATAGTGTCTTCTCCGGGAAGAGCATCAGGATTTAATGCAATGGGATTTTGTGTCCAATAATAATCTGCATCATATCTTGCATTTGCAGTTGTCCAATCTAACAACGGCAATTTATTTATAGGTATCGACCATGTTCCGCTAATTTTTTGGTGAAAATCAGTTGTCCTTCCAAAATTCTTCAAACTGTCAATTACTGCGTTTCTGTATATTTTATAATCTTGGTCATCTTTGTCAATTCTTCCCTCCGGTTCATCTACCCATGACTGATTATTTGCAGAATAAGTAAGTTTAAGACCTCTTGTAAGATTATATCTCAGATCGTATGTTCTGTTCCAAGTAAATTGTTTATCGAAAGTAGGAATCAAAATGAATGTCGGGTCATTAATATTTCGGAGTTGTATGTCGTTATATGACTTTCTGAGGTCAGTTCTGAATGCAATCAAAGACGGTGCATAATAAAAATTAATATCTTTTATTATTCTGAAGGGTTTTATTCTGAACAATTTAACTTTTGTAAACGGTTTAACATTTTTCGGAGAAATATTATAATTATATGCTATTGCTCCTGTATGAATTTTTAATATATTATGTTCGGTATTAATATTACTGATAAATGTTTCATTATATCCGTAACTTGTTGACCAATTTGATATATGCCAAGGAGTTTTGTTTT is a genomic window of Bacteroidales bacterium containing:
- the gcvH gene encoding glycine cleavage system protein GcvH; amino-acid sequence: MNIPENLKYTKDHEWIKVEGGEAIIGITDFAQGELGDIVFIEVETVGEELDKEETFGTIEAVKTVSDMFMPISGEVLEFNQKLEDTPELINSDPYGGGWIIKIKIKNASELDDLLSSTEYAGTINS
- the sprA gene encoding cell surface protein SprA, yielding MEDYEQIVGPIQDFKSIRFIRLFMKGWEEEVVLRFAKMDLVRGDWRKYRLSMLEGTEGAGVGEITDAQLDINTVNIEENSSREPVNYILPPGITREISPNNQYLRQLNEQAISLKVTNLCDGDARAAYKNASLDVRQFERLQMFIHAEAIEGQILNDDDLCAFIRLGSDYKENYYEYEIPLKLTEPGFYNNETDNELVWIPENMLDIEFEVFQGVKQRRNEKIDEGGNIKLTSEYSEYINESGRRVSITGSPNLSNIRTIMIGVRNRKKESNILPDDALAKSIEIWMNELRLSGFKEQGGWATRGRLQANLADFSTIAIAGEYSTPGFGSIEKNVNERQQSTDMSYDFSTSAEIGKFFPKKYGVRIPVYVGYSEIISKPEYDPLNPDIKMAAVIKNMDQKERDRHLKISQDYLKRKTFNVTNIRINGNSEKKSKKDNKKKNIGENELEKNKGGRSKGGGTRSSKNKTPWHISNWSTSYGYNETFISNINTEHNILKIHTGAIAYNYNISPKNVKPFTKVKLFRIKPFRIIKDINFYYAPSLIAFRTDLRKSYNDIQLRNINDPTFILIPTFDKQFTWNRTYDLRYNLTRGLKLTYSANNQSWVDEPEGRIDKDDQDYKIYRNAVIDSLKNFGRTTDFHQKISGTWSIPINKLPLLDWTTANARYDADYYWTQNPIALNPDALPGEDTIIDLGNTIRNSQAFQISTQLNIERLYTKVKYLKSIDNQFKGKKKKKKKNFKDVSFTKENVKLKKDKARSITHNLRVEDVKLKVTGADGKEIEGKTEIVSENKVKFISENDVEDAKIEVTGKREIKENALKLITDYTLYTLMSVRNVSLTYSENNGTVLPGYMRNTKYFGCDESWKAPGWQFLLGIQDSLFAYNAQQHGWLTDDTLMTTPVIYTGDQTYDFKATLKPFTGLRIDVTANRRESYNESQLWTGDIDEPRSTYRTGDFSMSILTINTAFGKFTDSTYQTDVYTQFLNNRYKVAAALANERSIYDHNYIQDLLNNPDSVDDPVNDYPYGYKSTSKDVLTESFLAAYTGQDVGKFGRNPFPTIPMPNWRIKYDGLTYFDVIRKVFKKVIINHGYRSTYRVSSFNIDPEFDEYRIGTSAFSDATDSIFFVPEHQMEGVAIDEKFIPLIGIDVRWNNDMSTKLEYKQARALILSFANNQILETSSKEYVVGFGYKIPDLNIPMTIQGNQKLFKSDLNIRVDFTYRDMMTVIRRINEEDNQLSAGNNNISIKVNADYNLDKVTFRIFYDRIMNKPRVSTAYKTTNTHIGFSLRFNLSNI